One window of Triticum dicoccoides isolate Atlit2015 ecotype Zavitan chromosome 5A, WEW_v2.0, whole genome shotgun sequence genomic DNA carries:
- the LOC119302839 gene encoding nudix hydrolase 23, chloroplastic-like, whose product MLLLRSHHLLLPHAARLLARRAQPLPRTAAAARLRPLRMSASNHSGAGASSPSAPSPPPAPAVPKSRIPFCPACGSPTKLAVPDGDEKMRAVCSSCGRVHYENPKMVVGCLVEHDNKVLLCRRKIEPAYGLWTLPAGYLEVGESAAEGASRETLEEACADVEIVSPFAQLDIPLIGQSYIIFRARMKTPSFSPGSESLECALFALDDIPFDSLAFSSIIVTLRMYIEDVKAGNIKFHYCTINKRIGAGPSDLRSFDIDNHLAV is encoded by the exons ATGCTCCTCCTCAGatcccaccacctcctcctcccccacgCCGCCCGCCTCCTCGCCCGCCGCGCGCAGCCCCttccccgcaccgccgccgccgcccgcctccgcccgCTCCGGATGTCGGCCTCCAACCACTCCGGCGCCGGCGCCAGCTCCCCCTCCGCCCCATCGCCACCGCCGGCCCCCGCG GTGCCCAAGTCGAGGATCCCTTTCTGCCCAGCTTGTGGAAGTCCGACGAAATTGGCCGTACCAGACGGGGATGAGAAGATGAGGGCTGTCTGTTCTTCTTGTGGGAGAGTGCACTACGAAAACCCCAAAATG GTTGTCGGTTGCCTTGTGGAGCACGATAACAAGGTCCTCCTTTGCAGAAGAAAGATTGAACCGGCTTATGGCCTTTG GACTCTTCCTGCTGGTTATTTGGAAGTCGGGGAGTCTGCAGCAGAAGGAGCCTCAAGGGAAACGTTGGAAGAAGCTTGTGCAGATGTAGAGATAGTTTCACCTTTTGCTCAGTTGGATATTCCGCTTATTGGCCAA AGTTACATTATTTTCCGAGCAAGAATGAAGACCCCCAGTTTCTCACCTGGATCCGAGTCGCTAGAATGTGCACTTTTTGCTCTGGATGATATACCATTCGATTCTCTAGCATTTTCTTCAATCATCGTCACTTTGAGAATG TATATTGAAGATGTCAAGGCTGGGAACATCAAATTCCATTATTGCACTATAAACAAGAG GATCGGGGCCGGCCCTTCAGATCTCCGTAGCTTTGATATCGACAACCATTTAGCCGTGTGA
- the LOC119302840 gene encoding factor of DNA methylation 1-like: MFQQKPDATGNLEFEIKQLKGQLEVMKQKDSESKRKIDELNKELQEKDDKIEYMESIHGILVTKDLKSNDELQDAWKKLIKGLGDVTSCRTNVGIKRMGDLDSRSFANACKHKMSEIEATILCSEWEDEIKNPQWHPFKVVPDDGKGKQKLILLEDDEKLGKLKEKCGEDAYALVVGALRDINEYNPSGRTTVPVLWNNKEDREATLGDGIGYLLQRCGLNIAWH, encoded by the exons atG TTCCAGCAGAAACCGGATGCCACAGGGAACCTTGAGTTTGAAATAAAGCAGCTGAAGGGACAGTTGGAAGTGATGAAGCAGAAAGACTCTGAATCAAAGAGGAAAATAGATGAACTTAATAAGGAGCTACAAGAGAAGGATGATAAAATAGAATACATGGAATCAATCCATGGGATTCTGGTTACGAAGGACCTGAAGAGCAATGATGAGTTGCAAGATGCTTGGAAGAAGCTAATAAAG GGCTTGGGGGATGTTACAAGTTGCCGGACAAATGTCGGCATTAAAAGAATGGGTGATCTTGATTCACGTTCATTTGCCAATGCTTGCAAACATAAGATGTCAGAAATTGAGGCTACCATTCTTTGTTCAGAGTGGGAGGATGAGATTAAAAATCCACAGTGGCACCCTTTTAAAGTTGTCCCTGATGACGGCAAAGGCAAACAGAAG CTAATTCTTCTCGAGGACGATGAGAAGCTGGGAAAACTGAAAGAAAAGTGTGGCGAAGACGCGTACGCGTTGGTGGTCGGTGCTCTGCGTGATATCAATGAGTATAACCCTAGCGGCCGAACCACCGTGCCTGTGCTGTGGAACAACAAGGAGGATAGGGAAGCGACCTTGGGGGACGGCATCGGGTACCTCCTCCAGCGGTGCGGCCTTAACATTGCTTGGCATTGA
- the LOC119297880 gene encoding uncharacterized protein LOC119297880: protein MAGSGSTAAVGSGQYAAESASAAAAGSGQGAARLASATWACPDGMDPNSSYLIKIELFGNKKKARKDIRCFCFEKIIDCDLTNYKDFIESIVEQYSPRYLEVAHVQYYDDALKICPEVKCDQDLMLMFEKHSETKVVRMIIAYCDPSEPYEPITEWHSDAHSQPNKNVEQEDDTYLRNPRPENEHVGVDEENMYEVDEPIPLNVVLCPNKEKDKDYICEDDSEAESEVEDDEVEEVEVEEDEELHEAEHTPHVEYDKLDPPMTKGFTYPSMKEFKLALSQHAIKREFEYNTEYSTRHRFRGYCSRRDADNCPRRIHASTTEDKCTVMVKKNPCGHDCSSTRRKKKTKNGTKHWVCDKVKDWLIEDATLRAKALQKKIKEHHKVDLHYKRVYMGKKLALKELYGDWDSSFDNLYRFKAQVETTCPGSIVQIDHYTIKGKIRFRRFFFALKPCIDGFLGGCRPYLAVDSTFLTGRFKGQLASATAVDGHNWMYPLCFGIFDSETNENWIWFMQLLRQAIGSPRGLAISTDAGQAVMTGVKEVFPEVEHRECMFHLVSNFKKKYHGKVFDDRLWNAAYSWNTYIFEKNWVAMETAKPAATAYLRKWHTRLWTRSQFSTICKVDYVTNNLAECFNNWIKHHKSLNLDDLMDKLRQMIMIMWNRRRKVAKKLVGLFCPT, encoded by the exons ATGGCTGGTTCGGGCTCGACAGCAGCTGTAGGCTCAGGCCAATACGCTGCTGAATCGGCATCAGCAGCAGCTGCAGGGTCAGGCCAGGGTGCAGCTCGGTTGGCCTCCGCTACATGGGCGTGTCCAGATGG GATGGATCCAAATTCAAGTTATTTGATAAAAATTGAATTGTTTGGCAACAAAAAAAAAGCTCGAAAAGACATCCGATGTTTCTGTTTCGAGAAGATCATTGATTGTGACTTGACAAACTATAAGGATTTCATTGAATCAATTGTAGAGCAGTACTCTCCGCGTTATTTGGAAGTTGCACATGTGCAGTACTATGATGATGCTCTAAAAATCTGTCCAGAAGTAAAATGTGACCAAGATTTAATGCTTATGTTTGAGAAACACTCGGAGACAAAGGTGGTGCGTATGATCATTGCATATTGTGATCCGTCTGAACCGTATGAGCCTATCACCGAGTGGCATAGTGATGCGCATAGCCAACCTAATAAAAATGTAGAACAAGAGGATGATACTTACCTTCGCAACCCAAGACCTGAGAATGAGCATGTTGGTGTTGATGAGGAGAATATGTATGAAGTGGATGAACCTATTCCCTTAAATGTGGTTCTTTGTCCTAATAAAGAGAAGGACAAAGACTATATTTGTGAGGATGATAGTGAGGCTGAGAGTGAAGTAGAGGATGATGAAGTAGAGGAGGTTGAAGtagaggaggatgaggagttgcATGAGGCAGAGCATACTCCACATGTAGAGTATGACAAATTAGACCCTCCAATGACAAAAGGCTTTACATATCCCAGCATGAAAGAGTTCAAGTTGGCACTTTCTCAGCATGCAATCAAACGTGAATTTGAGTATAACACCGAGTATAGTACCCGTCATCGGTTTAGGGGCTATTGTTCAAGACGGGATGCAGATAATTGTCCCAGGAGGATACATGCTTCTACAACAGAAGATAAGTGTACCGTGATG GTGAAGAAAAACCCATGTGGTCATGATTGCTCTAGTACAAGAAGGAAAAAGAAGACGAAGAATGGAACCAAGCATTGGGTATGTGATAAGGTGAAGGATTGGCTGATTGAAGATGCAACTCTCAGAGCGAAGGCATTGCAGAAGAAGATTAAAGAACACCACAAGGTTGACCTCCACTACAAGAGAGTATATATGGGTAAGAAGCTAGCTCTGAAAGAATTGTATGGTGATTGGGATAGCAGCTTTGACAATTTGTATAGGTTTAAAGCACAAGTTGAAACCACTTGCCCTGGTAGCATAGTTCAGATTGATCATTACACTATAAAAGGAAAAATCAGGTTTAGAAGGTTCTTCTTTGCTTTGAAACCTTGCATAGACGGATTCCTTGGTGGGTGCAGGCCATATTTGGCAGTAGATAGCACATTCTTAACAGGCAGGTTCAAGGGGCAGCTGGCTAGTGCTACCGCTGTAGATGGCCATAATTGGATGTATCCactttgttttggaatttttgatTCCGAAACAAATGAGAACTGGATTTGGTTCATGCAATTGCTTAGGCAAGCCATAGGATCGCCAAGGGGTTTAGCCATAAGCACTGATGCCGGGCAGGCGGTGATGACAGGGGTAAAGGAAGTTTTCCCAGAAGTAGAACATAGGGAATGCATGTTTCACTTGGTGTCAAACTTCAAGAAAAAGTATCACGGAAAGGTATTTGATGACCGTCTTTGGAATGCTGCTTACTCATGGAATACATATATATTTGAGAAAAATTGGGTTGCAATGGAAACAGCAAAGCCAGCAGCAACTGCATATCTTAGGAAATGGCACACTAGGTTGTGGACTAGGAGTCAGTTCTCAACCATTTGTAAGGTGGACTATGTAACCAACAACCTGGCAGAGTGCTTCAATAATTGGATTAAGCACCACAAGTCTTTGAACTTGGATGACTTAATGGACAAGCTTAGGCAGATGATTATGATCATGTGGAATCGCCGGAGAAAAGTAGCAAAGAAGTTAGTTGGCTTATTTTGCCCCACATAA
- the LOC119297879 gene encoding uncharacterized protein LOC119297879 isoform X2: MAGSGSTAAVGSGQYAAESASAAAAGSGQGAARLASATWACPDGMDPNSSYLIKIELFGNKKKARKDIRCFCFEKIIDCDLTNYKDFIESIVEQYSPRYLEVAHVQYYDDALKICPEVKCDQDLMLMFEKHSETKVVRMIIAYCDPSEPYEPITEWHSDAHSQPNKNVEQEDDTYLRNPRPENEHVGVDEENMYEVDEPIPLNVVLCPNKEKDKDYICEDDSEAESEVEDDEVEEVEVEEDEELHEAEHTPHVEYDKLDPPMTKGFTYPSMKEFKLALSQHAIKREFEYSTEYSTRHRFRGYCSRRDADNCPWRIHASTTKDKCTVMVKKNPCGHDCSSTRRKKKTKNGTKHWVCDKVNDWLIEDATLGAKTLQKKIKEHHKVDLHYKRVYMGKKLALKELYGDWDSSFDNLYRFKAQVETTCPGSIVQIDHYTIKGKIRFRRFFFALKPCIDGFLGGCRPYLAVDSTFLTGRFKGQLASATAVDGHNWMYPLCFGIFDSETNEKWIWFMQLLRQAIGSPRGLAISTDAGQAVMTGVKEVFPEVEHRECMFHLVSNFKKKYHGKVFDDHLWNAAYSWNTYIFEKNWVAMETAKPAATAYLRKWHTMLWTRSQFSTICKVDYVTNNLAECFNNWIKHHKSLNLDDLMDKLRQMIMIMWNRQRKVAKKLVGLILPHIIKKLNAKSRELNLEVVESSEEVAEVTQLGGSGFRFVVNLHDNTCSCRQWQVSGLPCKHALAFITSLVNAHIQNYVDSYYSIDKFRAAYGQLILAMCDKTQWPKSNHGFFMHPPLLKAVAGRPQTERHKGCSEKKRKSGQHLCPICKEYRHHWHKCKKGNKYDIAALMELREPPKKRRKTTKSAESSIVPRGDEAPATAMYFPPRSGKGKKMELAKKDESCPMVPPFDSPAMSTRSKKANPASPTMSTRSRRRLSL; this comes from the exons ATGGCTGGTTCGGGCTCGACAGCAGCTGTAGGCTCAGGCCAATACGCTGCTGAATCGGCATCAGCAGCAGCTGCAGGGTCAGGCCAGGGTGCAGCTCGGTTGGCCTCCGCTACATGGGCGTGTCCAGATGG GATGGATCCAAATTCAAGTTATTTGATAAAAATTGAATTGTTTGGCAACAAAAAAAAAGCTCGAAAAGACATCCGATGTTTCTGTTTCGAGAAGATCATTGATTGTGACTTGACAAACTATAAGGATTTCATTGAATCAATTGTAGAGCAGTACTCTCCGCGTTATTTGGAAGTTGCACATGTGCAGTACTATGATGATGCTCTAAAAATCTGTCCAGAAGTAAAATGTGACCAAGATTTAATGCTTATGTTTGAGAAACACTCGGAGACAAAGGTGGTGCGTATGATCATTGCATATTGTGATCCGTCTGAACCGTATGAGCCTATCACCGAGTGGCATAGTGATGCGCATAGCCAACCTAATAAAAATGTAGAACAAGAGGATGATACTTACCTTCGCAACCCAAGACCTGAGAATGAGCATGTTGGTGTTGATGAGGAGAATATGTATGAAGTGGATGAACCTATTCCCTTAAATGTGGTTCTTTGTCCTAATAAAGAGAAGGACAAAGACTATATTTGTGAGGATGATAGTGAGGCTGAGAGTGAAGTAGAGGATGATGAAGTAGAGGAGGTTGAAGtagaggaggatgaggagttgcATGAGGCAGAGCATACTCCACATGTAGAGTATGACAAATTAGACCCTCCAATGACAAAAGGCTTTACATATCCCAGCATGAAAGAGTTCAAGTTGGCACTTTCTCAGCATGCAATCAAACGTGAATTTGAGTATAGCACCGAGTATAGTACCCGTCATCGGTTTAGGGGCTATTGTTCAAGACGGGATGCAGATAATTGTCCCTGGAGGATTCATGCTTCTACAACAAAAGATAAGTGTACCGTGATG GTGAAGAAAAACCCATGTGGTCATGATTGCTCTAGTACAAGAAGGAAAAAGAAGACGAAGAATGGAACCAAGCATTGGGTATGTGATAAGGTGAACGATTGGCTGATTGAAGATGCAACTCTCGGAGCGAAGACATTGCAGAAGAAGATTAAAGAACACCACAAGGTTGACCTCCACTACAAGAGAGTATATATGGGTAAGAAGCTAGCTCTGAAAGAATTGTATGGTGATTGGGATAGCAGCTTTGACAATTTGTATAGGTTTAAAGCACAAGTTGAAACCACTTGCCCTGGTAGCATAGTTCAGATTGATCATTACACTATAAAAGGAAAAATCAGGTTTAGAAGGTTCTTCTTTGCTTTGAAACCTTGCATAGACGGATTCCTTGGTGGGTGCAGGCCATATTTGGCAGTAGATAGCACATTCTTAACAGGCAGGTTCAAGGGGCAGCTGGCTAGTGCTACCGCTGTAGATGGCCATAATTGGATGTATCCactttgttttggaatttttgatTCCGAAACAAATGAGAAATGGATTTGGTTCATGCAATTGCTTAGGCAAGCCATAGGATCACCAAGGGGTTTAGCCATAAGCACTGATGCCGGGCAGGCGGTGATGACAGGGGTAAAGGAAGTTTTCCCAGAAGTAGAACATAGGGAATGCATGTTTCACTTGGTGTCAAACTTCAAGAAAAAGTATCACGGAAAGGTATTTGATGACCATCTTTGGAATGCTGCTTACTCATGGAATACATATATATTTGAGAAAAATTGGGTTGCAATGGAAACAGCAAAGCCAGCAGCAACTGCATATCTTAGGAAATGGCACACTATGTTGTGGACTAGGAGTCAGTTCTCAACCATTTGTAAGGTGGACTATGTAACCAACAACCTGGCAGAGTGCTTCAATAATTGGATTAAGCACCACAAGTCTTTGAACTTGGATGACTTAATGGACAAGCTTAGGCAGATGATTATGATCATGTGGAATCGCCAGAGAAAAGTAGCAAAGAAGTTAGTTGGCTTAATTTTGCCCCACATAATTAAGAAGTTGAATGCAAAGAGTAGAGAGTTGAACTTGGAGGTGGTAGAAAGCTCGGAAGAAGTTGCTGAAGTTACTCAATTGGGAGGCAGCGGGTTTAGGTTTGTCGTCAACTTGCATGACAACACATGCTCTTGTAGACAATGGCAAGTTTCTGGCCTTCCTTGCAAACATGCTCTAGCATTCATCACATCACTTGTCAATGCACATATACAGAATTATGTGGACTCGTATTACTCCATTGACAAGTTTAGAGCAGCTTATGGACAACTAATCCTTGCTATGTGTGACAAGACCCAGTGGCCTAAATCTAACCATGGATTCTTCATGCATCCACCCTTGTTAAAAGCCGTAGCTGGTCGGCCCCAAACAGAGAGGCATAAGGGTTGTAGTGAGAAAAAGAGGAAAAGTGGCCAGCACTTATGCCCTATTTGTAAGGAATACAGGCACCATTGGCACAAGTGCAAGAAGGGGAACAAATATGACATTGCTGCTTTGATGGAGTTGAG AGAACCACCAAAGAAGAGGAGGAAGACTACCAAATCAGCCGAGTCATCCATTGTGCCAAGAGGTGATGAAGCACCGGCAACCGCTATGTATTTTCCACCAAG atcagggaaggggaagaagatggAGCTTGCTAAAAAGGATGAAAGTTGTCCTATGGTGCCACCATTCGACAGCCCCGCAATGAGCACAAGAAGCAAAAAAGCTAACCCAGCCAGCCCCACAATGAGCACAAGGAGTAGAAGAAGACTTAGCTTGTGA
- the LOC119297879 gene encoding uncharacterized protein LOC119297879 isoform X1 — MAGSGSTAAVGSGQYAAESASAAAAGSGQGAARLASATWACPDGMDPNSSYLIKIELFGNKKKARKDIRCFCFEKIIDCDLTNYKDFIESIVEQYSPRYLEVAHVQYYDDALKICPEVKCDQDLMLMFEKHSETKVVRMIIAYCDPSEPYEPITEWHSDAHSQPNKNVEQEDDTYLRNPRPENEHVGVDEENMYEVDEPIPLNVVLCPNKEKDKDYICEDDSEAESEVEDDEVEEVEVEEDEELHEAEHTPHVEYDKLDPPMTKGFTYPSMKEFKLALSQHAIKREFEYSTEYSTRHRFRGYCSRRDADNCPWRIHASTTKDKCTVMVKKNPCGHDCSSTRRKKKTKNGTKHWVCDKVNDWLIEDATLGAKTLQKKIKEHHKVDLHYKRVYMGKKLALKELYGDWDSSFDNLYRFKAQVETTCPGSIVQIDHYTIKGKIRFRRFFFALKPCIDGFLGGCRPYLAVDSTFLTGRFKGQLASATAVDGHNWMYPLCFGIFDSETNEKWIWFMQLLRQAIGSPRGLAISTDAGQAVMTGVKEVFPEVEHRECMFHLVSNFKKKYHGKVFDDHLWNAAYSWNTYIFEKNWVAMETAKPAATAYLRKWHTMLWTRSQFSTICKVDYVTNNLAECFNNWIKHHKSLNLDDLMDKLRQMIMIMWNRQRKVAKKLVGLILPHIIKKLNAKSRELNLEVVESSEEVAEVTQLGGSGFRFVVNLHDNTCSCRQWQVSGLPCKHALAFITSLVNAHIQNYVDSYYSIDKFRAAYGQLILAMCDKTQWPKSNHGFFMHPPLLKAVAGRPQTERHKGCSEKKRKSGQHLCPICKEYRHHWHKCKKGNKYDIAALMELREPPKKRRKTTKSAESSIVPRGDEAPATAMYFPPSQSLEITTKKKGKHSQTLKTTNKKNAKGCKRSGKGKKMELAKKDESCPMVPPFDSPAMSTRSKKANPASPTMSTRSRRRLSL; from the exons ATGGCTGGTTCGGGCTCGACAGCAGCTGTAGGCTCAGGCCAATACGCTGCTGAATCGGCATCAGCAGCAGCTGCAGGGTCAGGCCAGGGTGCAGCTCGGTTGGCCTCCGCTACATGGGCGTGTCCAGATGG GATGGATCCAAATTCAAGTTATTTGATAAAAATTGAATTGTTTGGCAACAAAAAAAAAGCTCGAAAAGACATCCGATGTTTCTGTTTCGAGAAGATCATTGATTGTGACTTGACAAACTATAAGGATTTCATTGAATCAATTGTAGAGCAGTACTCTCCGCGTTATTTGGAAGTTGCACATGTGCAGTACTATGATGATGCTCTAAAAATCTGTCCAGAAGTAAAATGTGACCAAGATTTAATGCTTATGTTTGAGAAACACTCGGAGACAAAGGTGGTGCGTATGATCATTGCATATTGTGATCCGTCTGAACCGTATGAGCCTATCACCGAGTGGCATAGTGATGCGCATAGCCAACCTAATAAAAATGTAGAACAAGAGGATGATACTTACCTTCGCAACCCAAGACCTGAGAATGAGCATGTTGGTGTTGATGAGGAGAATATGTATGAAGTGGATGAACCTATTCCCTTAAATGTGGTTCTTTGTCCTAATAAAGAGAAGGACAAAGACTATATTTGTGAGGATGATAGTGAGGCTGAGAGTGAAGTAGAGGATGATGAAGTAGAGGAGGTTGAAGtagaggaggatgaggagttgcATGAGGCAGAGCATACTCCACATGTAGAGTATGACAAATTAGACCCTCCAATGACAAAAGGCTTTACATATCCCAGCATGAAAGAGTTCAAGTTGGCACTTTCTCAGCATGCAATCAAACGTGAATTTGAGTATAGCACCGAGTATAGTACCCGTCATCGGTTTAGGGGCTATTGTTCAAGACGGGATGCAGATAATTGTCCCTGGAGGATTCATGCTTCTACAACAAAAGATAAGTGTACCGTGATG GTGAAGAAAAACCCATGTGGTCATGATTGCTCTAGTACAAGAAGGAAAAAGAAGACGAAGAATGGAACCAAGCATTGGGTATGTGATAAGGTGAACGATTGGCTGATTGAAGATGCAACTCTCGGAGCGAAGACATTGCAGAAGAAGATTAAAGAACACCACAAGGTTGACCTCCACTACAAGAGAGTATATATGGGTAAGAAGCTAGCTCTGAAAGAATTGTATGGTGATTGGGATAGCAGCTTTGACAATTTGTATAGGTTTAAAGCACAAGTTGAAACCACTTGCCCTGGTAGCATAGTTCAGATTGATCATTACACTATAAAAGGAAAAATCAGGTTTAGAAGGTTCTTCTTTGCTTTGAAACCTTGCATAGACGGATTCCTTGGTGGGTGCAGGCCATATTTGGCAGTAGATAGCACATTCTTAACAGGCAGGTTCAAGGGGCAGCTGGCTAGTGCTACCGCTGTAGATGGCCATAATTGGATGTATCCactttgttttggaatttttgatTCCGAAACAAATGAGAAATGGATTTGGTTCATGCAATTGCTTAGGCAAGCCATAGGATCACCAAGGGGTTTAGCCATAAGCACTGATGCCGGGCAGGCGGTGATGACAGGGGTAAAGGAAGTTTTCCCAGAAGTAGAACATAGGGAATGCATGTTTCACTTGGTGTCAAACTTCAAGAAAAAGTATCACGGAAAGGTATTTGATGACCATCTTTGGAATGCTGCTTACTCATGGAATACATATATATTTGAGAAAAATTGGGTTGCAATGGAAACAGCAAAGCCAGCAGCAACTGCATATCTTAGGAAATGGCACACTATGTTGTGGACTAGGAGTCAGTTCTCAACCATTTGTAAGGTGGACTATGTAACCAACAACCTGGCAGAGTGCTTCAATAATTGGATTAAGCACCACAAGTCTTTGAACTTGGATGACTTAATGGACAAGCTTAGGCAGATGATTATGATCATGTGGAATCGCCAGAGAAAAGTAGCAAAGAAGTTAGTTGGCTTAATTTTGCCCCACATAATTAAGAAGTTGAATGCAAAGAGTAGAGAGTTGAACTTGGAGGTGGTAGAAAGCTCGGAAGAAGTTGCTGAAGTTACTCAATTGGGAGGCAGCGGGTTTAGGTTTGTCGTCAACTTGCATGACAACACATGCTCTTGTAGACAATGGCAAGTTTCTGGCCTTCCTTGCAAACATGCTCTAGCATTCATCACATCACTTGTCAATGCACATATACAGAATTATGTGGACTCGTATTACTCCATTGACAAGTTTAGAGCAGCTTATGGACAACTAATCCTTGCTATGTGTGACAAGACCCAGTGGCCTAAATCTAACCATGGATTCTTCATGCATCCACCCTTGTTAAAAGCCGTAGCTGGTCGGCCCCAAACAGAGAGGCATAAGGGTTGTAGTGAGAAAAAGAGGAAAAGTGGCCAGCACTTATGCCCTATTTGTAAGGAATACAGGCACCATTGGCACAAGTGCAAGAAGGGGAACAAATATGACATTGCTGCTTTGATGGAGTTGAG AGAACCACCAAAGAAGAGGAGGAAGACTACCAAATCAGCCGAGTCATCCATTGTGCCAAGAGGTGATGAAGCACCGGCAACCGCTATGTATTTTCCACCAAG CCAAAGCTTAGAAATTACAACCAAGAAGAAAGGAAAACATAGCCAAACTTTGAAGactacaaacaagaaaaatgcaaaAGGGTGTAAAAG atcagggaaggggaagaagatggAGCTTGCTAAAAAGGATGAAAGTTGTCCTATGGTGCCACCATTCGACAGCCCCGCAATGAGCACAAGAAGCAAAAAAGCTAACCCAGCCAGCCCCACAATGAGCACAAGGAGTAGAAGAAGACTTAGCTTGTGA